The genomic stretch gaattaataacattaaatgcttaaatatagacacatatgaattaaaaatagttactgtatacaTCGTGACTGAATCGTGGAAAGGTGGCAAGGATGCTAGGAGCATTTTtctgttgaatcgcaattgcCATTGATAATACGCATATACTCTAAATGTATGCATATATACTGCAATTCCattcctctgggcaaaaaacaaaCGAGCCCTCCTGTCAGTGGAGACAATACGCGAGGTGTGATACTTTTGataaagctttttgcaccactactccaagggccaagagTTTCGATAACAAATGGtgcaaaaaagtaaattttgtatttttttagtgCCAAGTAGTGAAatagatgtaaaaaaataacaacaatttaaatcaaaaatcaaatcaaaatactctttattatagaccagtaaataaatcacatatacacggttagatgaaagatgtacctacaagaggcggccttatcgctaacacagcgatctcttccaggcaaccttaaggtagaggaaaacagatatagaaaaaggtaggggtgtacagagcagatataaacgtaataaataaatacagtgtaatattaatatattaaaaaaaaaatgaataaaataatgtacagtacctgatatctaaaatgcatacatatatgtatctatctaattaaattcaaattataatatacaaaaattaaattaatatctcgcaaaaaaaaacaaacaataaaataagtaaataattctattaagtACAGCAATTAAAGGGCAagatctgggggcacggcagtgcccccaccaagtcgagcaaaaaagcggcacggccgtaccatccttTTCTCGAAGCAATTCAGGCCATTTTCGACCTCCTGTAACTTCGTCGTGGATAAAACTAGAAGACTGAATTTTCAGTAACCATGCAGGCATTGTAAAGACacggtatatttcaaatttcattcaatttgaaccagtagtttaagaattataacgGGTCACAGTTTCttaattttgtcactcactcaCTGACTGACTCACCGATGATCAAAATTCTAAAGCACTTCTAGCAGACCTAGAagcttcaaatttggaatataagtaGTGTTTGGTGTATGAATcaaggaaaaactaaaataattaataaaatgataaaattacaaatacaaaggaagattatttattatattagtataataacaatataataaatttattatgtaaaatgtttgttaattgtgtaattacgtTCTCTTCTAGTGCACACAGGGGAGAGGTGGGGAGGGCGCCACCAGTGCGAACGTTAAGAGTAGCTCCGTCAATTTTTGTTGTGATAAATAGTTTTAACCACCAAATGCAAGTGAGGATTAATAATCTAGCAAGACAAATGCATAGTACCTGCGAGTGAAATGAAGAACTAACTCATTCGAGACGTAAaagtgcaaaaaaaaaaaaaaaaaaaaaaagtgtgaaaCAATCGTGatctaaattgtgtttattttcatgaaattgATACCGCCCGTGAAGACAAAAGACTTAGACGTTGATGAAAGTAGCCAAAGTGAATAAATAAGCAATTTCCAAGACAAGAAAACCATGAAGACAAGTTTTTGTATTCTTACATAACATGTAAATTTGCAAATCATCACTCATTCTGCGGTACTATTTACTAAAAGCAGGaaaagcgccatctattggtgAATAACGACTTCACAACAAGGTCCAAGTCGCAAGCGCATTCGGGACCTCGAGGTCATCGTGTTTCCACTACTACACGACAGGTGGAgctatattaaaattgtgcattaaacattaaaactttttatcaaCCATCGAATATATACAatggaaaatattacaaaaatattacaaagcaTTCAAAAAGACTTACAACAGCAGAAAACTGACATGAAGAATATGCAGGAAACTATCACAAcatcaataaatgaaaacatcaaTTTACAGTTCCAAAAATTAGATAAAAGATTTGAGAATctagaaaaaaaagttgaagAACAAGAGAAGTACATAGATATAATAGACAACAAACTAAggaagaaaaatttaatattttttggtctcgaagaaaaagaaaaatcatatCAAGAGTTGGAAGACGCTATTTTAGATGTTACAAACAACCTTTTAACAACTTCTTGTAAAAGATGGGAAATCGAAAGCGTAACACGCATAGGAAAGAAAGGACATAACCCCCGGCCAGTCATAGTTACGTTTAGCACGCTCGGGAAAAAAATTCAAGTTCTGAagagtaaaaaatatctaaaagagCTCAACTGTGGATACTATATCAAGGAAGACTTTCCACCAAAATTAGTACAAAAAAGGAAAGAACTGCAAGAAATAGTCAACATAGAGAGAAAAAAAGGAATCAATGCTGTACTGCGCTTCGATAGAATCATTTATCCGAAACAGAAAGAGAATAAAGACCGCTCCAACTCGAATAACAAGAGAAACCAATCACAATCACCTGAGTACATAGCTGTTGGGTCTAAAAACGAAgacgaaattttaaacaaaacccCCAAACACCCtcctaagaaaaataaacatgacaTAAGAAGCTTTGTAAatcgcaacaacaacaacaacaaggaATAGCAATCAAAAAGGTCCCCTCTGATTCTCCCAAGCCGGTTGGTCACCGTGGGAGAAAATGACCGCAACCCTCCAGATATAACTAAGCAATTAAAAATCAACTCATATGAAAAACGCTgtcaagatatttatatttgctcATACAACGTGAGATCTCTCAGAGATGAGTCGCGTATGATTGAACTAGAGTCTGctcttaaaaaagtaaaatgggACGTAATTGGTATATCAGAAATAAGAAAGGAAGGATATGGAATTGAAGAGAGAGACTGGTGTATCTTTTACTATTTTGGTCAGACAAAAGGGCATAGAGGAGTtggatttttagtaaaaaaagcacataaaagaaatatacagaAATTCAGTGGATTTTCGGACAGAGTAGCTTTGCTCAATATTAGCATTCATAAAACAGAACTATCAGTAATACAAGTATACGCCCCTACTGAAAGTTCGTCTGAAGAAAACCTAGAACTTTTCTATTCTGATGTAAAAAAAGCAATGGAAAATTCAGGACAGAACATAATCATTATAGGCGACTTCAACGCCAAAATAGGTATCcctaaagtacctatagaaCCTATAATCGGACCCTATGGCCTAGGTACCGGCAACGAACGAGGAGAAAGACTAACTGAATTCTGTTTAGAAGAGGAAATGGTCATACTGAACACTTTATACAAGAAAAAACTTAGCCAAAGATGGACATGGATGTCACCTAATAATACAActaaaaacgagatcgactatCTGTTAACAAACTCaagagattattttattaatttcgaggTGCTAAGAAAAATTTCATTTCCTTCAGACCACAGATTAATAAGAGGTACATTAAGgataaaaaactacaaaaaatgtCGCAAAAAGTTCTCACAACATAACTCTTTGCTGAGAACAGAAAAAGAACAACTAAGATTTTTGGATACCTTGAAAAAAGCCCTTGAAGGCAAATCctacaaaaatatgtctactcAGTGTTTGTATGACTACTTAGAAATAAGCATCATAGAGAGCCTGAAACAAGCAAGATCTaatgagaaattaaaaaagtgcTTTAATTTATCAAAGGAAACTAgagatttaattaagaaaaggcatacattacaactaaaaaataataaaagcaaagaaGAAAAAATTGAGCTAAAAAGTCTGTACAAAACTATCACTAaggttatttataaagaatacgAAAATTACAAGCTAGATATCTATGAAAGTTGGTTACATAGAACAGGTAGTATAAAATCGGCGAATAAGTCACTACGTCAGTGTAAAATGTGGATACCAAAGATTAATACCTCGGAAGGCAGTTCGGAGAACAGAAATGACTTAGTTTTGTTGGCCACGAATTTTTACAGAGAACTCTATAGAAAGAGACCCTCTAAAGATGTATCAATAAACAGAATTTCTAAAGAACTGAATGTTGAAGCCGAAGTGAAAGACTTCTCCTTAACGGAAATTGTATGGGGTATCAGAAACCTAAATAATCGAAAAAGCCCAGGCCCGGATTCTATTATTAATGAAGCACTGAAAATAGGCGAAAAAATTATTTCCGCCTTAATTACCATACTATTCAACAGAATCCTGAAAGAACGGAAAGTGCCAGAGCAATGGACGGTATCTGAaatcatacttatttacaaGAAAGGAGATCCATCAGAAGTCTCCAATTACAGACCGATTAGTCTCATGGCTAGTTTGTATAAATTGTTCTCCCAATGTCTGCTGAAAAGAATTGGAACAAATATAGATGCGAAACAACCCATAGAGCAAGCCGGTTTTAGGACTAAATACTCTACAATAGACCACATTCACGTTCTCAGCCAAgtgatagaaaaatttaaagaatttaattccCCACTCTACATAGCCTTCGTGGACTACCGAAAAGCCTTTGACTCTATCTCACATGCGTCCATCAAAGAAGCTCTAGAATACCACGAAGTAGAGACAACGTACATAGACATCATTAGCAACATATACGAGAACTGCAAAAGTAAAGTCAGACTGGAGAGAACCGGACCAACTTTCAAAATAGAACGCGGCGTCCGCCAGGGAGATCCTTTGTCACCGAAAATTTTCATAGCTGTTTTAGAACTCATTCTTAAAGATTCAAGTTGGAGCAACAAAGGTATAAAAATAGACGACAAATACTTGAGCCATCTGCGATTTGCGGACGATATTGCATTACTAGCTAGCACCGCTGAAGAACTAAATGACATGCTAACAACCCTACATTTACAAAGCATTAAAGTCGGActggaaataaattttgacaaaacaaaaataatgactaACAATACCTTAACACCTATTAAAATTAACGGCAAAAATGTAGATTATGTCAATGACTACATATACCTGGGCAAGCAACTGTCCTTTAGAGAGACAGACAAGGAAGAGGTGGAGAGAAGGATTGCATCAGCATGGAAACGTTACTGGTCCTTGAAACACATTCTGAAATCTAAGTTGTCCACCAAACTCAAAAAGAAAGTACTAGATTCTTGTGTACTACCCTGCCTCACATATGGCTGCCAAACATGGTGTCTAACAGAAAAAACGGCTAGCAAAATTTCAGTCTGTCAAAGAGCGATGGAAAGAAGTATACTGAACCTTAAGCTTTCGGATAAGGTAAAGAACACTGAAATTCGCAAACGAACACAGGTCTCAGACGCAATAACCCATGTTA from Vanessa cardui chromosome 1, ilVanCard2.1, whole genome shotgun sequence encodes the following:
- the LOC124538545 gene encoding uncharacterized protein LOC124538545 — protein: MENITKILQSIQKDLQQQKTDMKNMQETITTSINENINLQFQKLDKRFENLEKKVEEQEKYIDIIDNKLRKKNLIFFGLEEKEKSYQELEDAILDVTNNLLTTSCKRWEIESVTRIGKKGHNPRPVIVTFSTLGKKIQVLKSKKYLKELNCGYYIKEDFPPKLVQKRKELQEIVNIERKKGINAVLRFDRIIYPKQKENKDRSNSNNKRNQSQSPEYIAVGSKNEDEILNKTPKHPPKKNKHDIRSFVNRNNNNNKE